From the Ilumatobacteraceae bacterium genome, the window ATCGCGAGGTCACCGAGCGATTCGATCGCGTGTACTCGATCGGCATGTTCGAACACGTCGGTGTGAAGAACCACGCCACCTACATGCAGACGGTCCGGCGCTGCCTCGACGACCCGACCGGGTTGACGCTCCTCCACACGATCGGCGGCAACCGGTCGGGCTCCCGCACCGAACCGTGGATGGACCGGTACATCTTCCCCAACTCGGTCCTGCCGTCGGCGGCGCAGGTCGCCGCCGCCGCCGAGGGTGTGCTCACCATCGAGGACTGGCACAACTTCGGCCCCGACTACGACCGCACGCTGATGGCATGGCACGCGAACATCAGCGCGGCCTGGGACGACCTCCCCGCCTACGACGAACGGTTCCGCCGCATGTGGGACTTCTACCTGCTCGTCTCGGCCGGCGGGTTCCGAGCCCGGTACCTCCAGCTGTGGCAGGTGGTCCTCAGCCGCGACGGTCTCCCCCTGCCGTATGCACCCGCCGGCATCCGCTGACCCGAAACACAGCCGTCATGCGCCCGTCGCCCACCGGGAACATCCGCCGCCCACGATGTCCCCATGACCGACACCATCGTCATGACCGACGCCATCGTCGTCGCCGCCGATCACCCGTCGCTGGACGACCAGGTCGGCACCTTCGTGGCGACGCTGCGGGAGGAGCCGCGCTACTTCGGGCCGGCGGCACGACGGAACCCGAAGCCGTTTCCGTCGCTGCTCGCCGAACTGCAGCAGCACGGTGGCTTCCGCCTCGCATCGATGGAACACGGGCGCATCACCGGACTCGTCCGCGTCGACGAACTGGGTGTCGTCCACATCGCCGTCGCCGCCGAACATCGCGGCCACGGGACCGGGAGCTTGCTGCTCCAGGCCGCGATCTCACGTGCCGCACAGCTCTGCTTCGGCCGACTGGTACTGCACGCGACGCACCGCAGCCGGGCCGTCCGTCGCCTCGGCGATCGGCTCGGTTGCACGACGGTCGACCTCGGCCGCGGCCGCCTCGACCTCATCCTCCCGGTCCCCACCCCGGCCGCACTCCCGGCCTGACAGGGCCACCGGCCGGGGTCAGGGTGACCAATCGGCCGGCAGTTCGCTGCGCCAGGGTGGATCAGCCCCGCGACGGGTGACGACGACGCCCGCCACGTGGTTCGCGGCTCGAACCGCTGCGACGAGACGATCGACGTCGGCGGTGTCGTCGCGGCCGGATCCCGACGCGACCCACCACGACAGAAAGCCGGCACCGAACGAGTCGCCGGCACCGATCGTGTCGATGACCTCGACCGAACCCACCTCGACGACCGTGTCGCCGGCCGCGGTCAGCACGTGCACCCCGTCACCGCCACGGGTGACGAGCGCGGCGGACGGTCCGGTCTCGAGCAGCGCCCGAGCGGTCACGAGCGGGTCGACGCCCGGCGACAGATAGTCGAGGTCCTCGTCGCTGACCTTGACGACGTCGGCGCGCCCGATCACGCGGGCGACCCGTTCGACGTACGACGTGCGATCCGCGATCACCTTCGGTCGGCAGTTGACGTCGACCATCACGAGCTGATCGGCCCGGCTCGAGCCGATCGCCGCTTCGACGGCGGCGGCCATCGGTTCGAGTACCAGGCCGAGTCCTCCGGTGAAGATGACCGGACCGTCGACCGATTCGGGAGCGATCGACGACAGCGCCGGTGCCGAGGTCCCGTCGATGTAGAACCGGTACGTGGCGGTGCCGCCGGCGTCGAGCTCGGCCGCTGCGAGGGTGGTCGGCAGCCCGACCCGGACGAGCGACGACGTGTCGACGCGATCGTCGATGAGCTGGGCCGTGAGCATCGAACCGAAGCGGTCGTCGGACACCGCCCCGACGAAGCGGACATCGGCACCGAGTCGTCCGCAGGCGCTGGCGGTGTTGAAGGGGGCGCCTCCGAGTTTCGCGTCGACCTGGCCGGCGGGCGTGATCACCAGGTCGATCAGTGCTTCGCCGATGACGGAGATCATCCCTGCATCTTGCCAGGGCCCGACACCCGGGCGCGAAGCTCCTCGATCACCAGCGCCACCGTGTCGCTGCGCACCGGATCGCGATGCACGATCGAGATCATCCGGTGCAGACCCCGGTCGCCGGTGACCGTGACCTCACGCACCCCCGCCGGCGCGCTGCCCACGATCAGCCGCGGCACGAACGCCGGTCCGAGGCCGTTGGCGACCAGGGTCATCGTGACGGCGTAGTCGGTCGTCTCGAACGCCACGTCGGGGACGAACCCCGCGGCGCGGGCGGCCCACTCGAGCGCCACCTGGTTCTGGGCGTCTGGCGGGCCGGACACCCAACGTTCACCGGCGAGCGCCGACAGCGCGACACCGTCGGCGGCCCAATGGGCGGTCGGTACCAGCAGCACGAGATCGTCGCGGAGCAACGGTTCGGCGGCGAGCGGTGGCGGCACGCTGACGTCACTGCCCGAGTAGGCGTGCGTCACCATCACGTCGAGTCGGCCGGCCACGACGTCGGCGAACCCGTCGGGTGGTTCGCGGTCGATCAACACCAACTCGAGCCCCGGCCGAGCGGTGAGGACCGACGTGAGCACCGGTGG encodes:
- a CDS encoding GNAT family N-acetyltransferase; this translates as MTDTIVMTDAIVVAADHPSLDDQVGTFVATLREEPRYFGPAARRNPKPFPSLLAELQQHGGFRLASMEHGRITGLVRVDELGVVHIAVAAEHRGHGTGSLLLQAAISRAAQLCFGRLVLHATHRSRAVRRLGDRLGCTTVDLGRGRLDLILPVPTPAALPA
- a CDS encoding carbohydrate kinase; the encoded protein is MISVIGEALIDLVITPAGQVDAKLGGAPFNTASACGRLGADVRFVGAVSDDRFGSMLTAQLIDDRVDTSSLVRVGLPTTLAAAELDAGGTATYRFYIDGTSAPALSSIAPESVDGPVIFTGGLGLVLEPMAAAVEAAIGSSRADQLVMVDVNCRPKVIADRTSYVERVARVIGRADVVKVSDEDLDYLSPGVDPLVTARALLETGPSAALVTRGGDGVHVLTAAGDTVVEVGSVEVIDTIGAGDSFGAGFLSWWVASGSGRDDTADVDRLVAAVRAANHVAGVVVTRRGADPPWRSELPADWSP
- a CDS encoding LysR family transcriptional regulator; this translates as MELHHLRSFVATARLGSFNAAAHQLSYTGPAIAQHVAALERELGVELLTRHPRGVTPTVAGEVLHDRARHLLDLADGVAHEVRLTARAPSTVRIGAFSTAAQFLLPPVLTSVLTARPGLELVLIDREPPDGFADVVAGRLDVMVTHAYSGSDVSVPPPLAAEPLLRDDLVLLVPTAHWAADGVALSALAGERWVSGPPDAQNQVALEWAARAAGFVPDVAFETTDYAVTMTLVANGLGPAFVPRLIVGSAPAGVREVTVTGDRGLHRMISIVHRDPVRSDTVALVIEELRARVSGPGKMQG